A DNA window from Theobroma cacao cultivar B97-61/B2 chromosome 5, Criollo_cocoa_genome_V2, whole genome shotgun sequence contains the following coding sequences:
- the LOC18600191 gene encoding transcription factor UNE12 isoform X2 → MAGNQQEGLGDDFFEQILAVPPGYGGGAGGGGASEVGGATLPMVLQLGSSGGPAGGSGGDGGGGGFRGMGIGVGMGMMPLGLNLEHGFLRHEDGVVVDSNNNNSNNNNNNASCSAASAVSGISQFHSQPTSGPVAAAPHPPAIRPRVRARRGQATDPHSIAERLRRERIAERMKALQELVPSCNKTDRAAMLDEIVDYVKFLRLQVKVLSMSRLGAAGAVAQLVADVPLSSVEGDGIEGGTQPAWEKWSNDGTEQQVAKLMEEDIGAAMQFLQSKALCIMPISLASAIFRTHQPDAPTIVKPESSTPS, encoded by the exons ATGGCAGGTAATCAACAGGAAGGGTTAGGTGATGATTTCTTTGAGCAGATCCTGGCAGTGCCACCAGGCTACGGTGGTGGTGCTGGTGGTGGAGGTGCTAGTGAAGTTGGTGGTGCCACGTTGCCTATGGTGTTACAGTTAGGGTCAAGTGGCGGTCCAGCTGGTGGCAGTGGTGGTGACGGTGGTGGTGGAGGGTTTAGAGGGATGGGAATTGGTGTCGGTATGGGAATGATGCCTCTGGGTTTGAATTTGGAACATGGATTCTTACGACATGAAGATGGAGTTGTAGTTGACAGCAACAACAATAACAGCaacaataataacaataatgcTTCTTGTTCAGCTGCTTCTGCTGTTTCTGGAATCAGT CAATTTCATAGCCAGCCAACATCAGGTCCAGTTGCTGCTGCACCGCACCCACCTGCCATCCGTCCAAGGGTGCGAGCAAGACGAGGACAGGCAACGGATCCGCACAGTATTGCTGAGCGG TTACGCAGAGAAAGAATCGCagaaagaatgaaagctttgCAGGAGTTGGTTCCTAGCTGCAACAAG ACGGATAGGGCAGCCATGCTTGACGAAATTGTAGATTATGTGAAGTTTCTAAGGCTTCAAGTCAAG GTCCTGAGCATGAGCAGACTCGGTGCAGCAGGTGCCGTGGCTCAGCTTGTAGCTGATGTGCCACTATCATCTGTCGAG GGAGATGGCATAGAAGGTGGAACCCAGCCTGCCTGGGAGAAATGGTCAAATGATGGAACTGAACAGCAAGTGGCTAAGCTGATGGAAGAAGACATTGGAGCTGCCATGCAGTTTCTTCAGTCCAAGGCACTTTGCATCATGCCCATATCACTGGCCTCCGCGATCTTCCGCACACACCAACCGGACGCACCAACGATAGTGAAACCCGAATCAAGCACCCCTTCATAG
- the LOC18600191 gene encoding transcription factor UNE12 isoform X1: protein MAGNQQEGLGDDFFEQILAVPPGYGGGAGGGGASEVGGATLPMVLQLGSSGGPAGGSGGDGGGGGFRGMGIGVGMGMMPLGLNLEHGFLRHEDGVVVDSNNNNSNNNNNNASCSAASAVSGISERDSMHMTSLFPPFGQMQTQQIRPSPPPPQPPPQLHQQFHSQPTSGPVAAAPHPPAIRPRVRARRGQATDPHSIAERLRRERIAERMKALQELVPSCNKTDRAAMLDEIVDYVKFLRLQVKVLSMSRLGAAGAVAQLVADVPLSSVEGDGIEGGTQPAWEKWSNDGTEQQVAKLMEEDIGAAMQFLQSKALCIMPISLASAIFRTHQPDAPTIVKPESSTPS from the exons ATGGCAGGTAATCAACAGGAAGGGTTAGGTGATGATTTCTTTGAGCAGATCCTGGCAGTGCCACCAGGCTACGGTGGTGGTGCTGGTGGTGGAGGTGCTAGTGAAGTTGGTGGTGCCACGTTGCCTATGGTGTTACAGTTAGGGTCAAGTGGCGGTCCAGCTGGTGGCAGTGGTGGTGACGGTGGTGGTGGAGGGTTTAGAGGGATGGGAATTGGTGTCGGTATGGGAATGATGCCTCTGGGTTTGAATTTGGAACATGGATTCTTACGACATGAAGATGGAGTTGTAGTTGACAGCAACAACAATAACAGCaacaataataacaataatgcTTCTTGTTCAGCTGCTTCTGCTGTTTCTGGAATCAGT GAGAGAGATTCCATGCATATGACAAGCTTGTTTCCACCCTTTGGACAAATGCAAACTCAGCAAATCCGTCCTTCACCTCCCCCTCCTCAGCCTCCTCCCCAGCTTCACCAG CAATTTCATAGCCAGCCAACATCAGGTCCAGTTGCTGCTGCACCGCACCCACCTGCCATCCGTCCAAGGGTGCGAGCAAGACGAGGACAGGCAACGGATCCGCACAGTATTGCTGAGCGG TTACGCAGAGAAAGAATCGCagaaagaatgaaagctttgCAGGAGTTGGTTCCTAGCTGCAACAAG ACGGATAGGGCAGCCATGCTTGACGAAATTGTAGATTATGTGAAGTTTCTAAGGCTTCAAGTCAAG GTCCTGAGCATGAGCAGACTCGGTGCAGCAGGTGCCGTGGCTCAGCTTGTAGCTGATGTGCCACTATCATCTGTCGAG GGAGATGGCATAGAAGGTGGAACCCAGCCTGCCTGGGAGAAATGGTCAAATGATGGAACTGAACAGCAAGTGGCTAAGCTGATGGAAGAAGACATTGGAGCTGCCATGCAGTTTCTTCAGTCCAAGGCACTTTGCATCATGCCCATATCACTGGCCTCCGCGATCTTCCGCACACACCAACCGGACGCACCAACGATAGTGAAACCCGAATCAAGCACCCCTTCATAG
- the LOC18600192 gene encoding sec-independent protein translocase protein TATA, chloroplastic, whose translation MEITSITLSLSRPLPPSLPFSSAHSNFMTCSNSISLLNKTKSQNKSVFVVGQPRRGTRAEPAKRGLTCNALFGLGVPELVVIAGVAALVFGPKKLPEVGRSIGKTVKSFQQAAKEFESEIKKGPESPTEPSEENPTAVIEENKQDVEVSKESV comes from the exons ATGGAGATcacttccataactctctctctctcaagaCCCCTACCACCTTCACTTCCCTTTTCTTCAGCTCACTCTAATTTTATGACCTGCAGTAACAGCATTTCTTTGTTGAACAAAACCAAATCTCAAAACAAATCTGTTTTTGTCGTTGGTCAACCAAGAAGGGGAACAAGAGCTGAACCTGCCAAAAGGGGTCTTACTTGCAATGCTTTGTTTGGTCTTGGTGTGCCTGAACTTGTTGTTATTGCTGGAGTGGCTGCTCTTGTTTTTGGACCAAAGAAGTTGCCTGAAGTTGGGAGGAGTATTGGGAAAACTGTCAAGAGCTTCCAACAG GCTGCTAAGGAGTTCGAATCTGAGATCAAAAAGGGTCCTGAGTCTCCAACAGAGCCATCTGAGGAGAATCCGACGGCAGTTATCGAAGAGAATAAACAAGATGTTGAGGTCTCCAAGGAGAGTGTATGA
- the LOC18600193 gene encoding pentatricopeptide repeat-containing protein At3g18970, with translation MYKFDNCYMLEEKNQFILVVCPCQRTKLPFLHKKLYPLSSKGIKTEHFMLYTSKSSKKNLHSTINSYGDMHSLPRFSCLPLLNLKSPIPSHHIKQIHAQLIINGLKEPSFLAKLIENYCFSPSPQNTKYAQLVNKQFDTQSLFLFNTLLRCSQPKVSIITFANWVSKGHLVFDDFTFIFVLGACARSHSLSTLWLGRQIHVKALKFGVMSNLLVETTLIHFYAKNKDILSARRVFDEMTERSSVTWNAIIKGYCSQKERAKECCREALVLFRDMLNDVSGVKPTDTTMVCVLSACSQLGELYSGACIHGFIEKTFFRPENDVFIGTGFVDMYAKCGCINSALCVFRLMRVKNVLTWTAMGTGLAVHGRGEEALELLDAMEGSGVKPNPVTFTSLFSACCHAGLVEQGLHLFHSMGSRFCLKPQIQHYGCIVDLLGRAGHLNEAYDFIIEMPVKPDAILWRSLLSACNVHGDVVMAEKVGKILLRLKPPNSYVDMATTSEDYVALSNVYASAGRWQQVEMVRKKMKLKRVETEPGGSSIQTISNHLDRL, from the coding sequence ATGTACAAATTTGACAATTGCTACATGTTGGAGGAGAAAAATCAGTTTATTTTGGTCGTATGTCCATGCCAAAGAACAAAGCTGCCTTTTTTGCATAAGAAGCTGTACCCACTTTCAAGTAAAGGCATCAAGACTGAACATTTTATGCTCTATACCTCTAAATCCTCCAAAAAGAACTTACACTCAACAATTAACTCTTATGGGGACATGCACTCGCTCCCAAGATTCAGCTGCCTGCCTCTCTTAAATCTCAAAAGCCCAATACCCTCACATCATATAAAACAAATCCATGCTCAGTTAATCATCAATGGCCTCAAAGAACCCTCCTTTTTGGCCAAACTAATTGAAAACTACTGCTTTTCACCCTCTCCACAAAATACCAAATATGCCCAGTTGGTAAACAAACAGTTTGACACCCAAAGTTTGTTCCTTTTCAACACTTTGCTAAGATGCAGCCAACCCAAAGTCTCAATCATTACTTTTGCCAACTGGGTTTCCAAAGGGcatttagtttttgatgattttacttttatttttgtgctTGGAGCTTGTGCTAGATCACATTCATTATCAACACTATGGTTAGGGAGACAAATTCATgtaaaagctttgaaatttgGTGTTATGTCAAACCTTTTGGTAGAGACTACATTGATTCATTTCTATGCAAAAAATAAGGATATTTTGTCAGCAAGAAgagtgtttgatgaaatgacTGAGAGAAGTAGTGTTACATGGAATGCCATAATCAAAGGCTATTGTTCACAAAAGGAGAGAGCTAAGGAATGTTGTAGGGAAGCTTTGGTGCTGTTTAGAGACATGTTAAATGATGTTTCTGGGGTGAAACCTACTGATACTACCATGGTATGTGTTCTTTCAGCTTGTTCTCAATTGGGAGAGCTTTATAGTGGTGCTTGTATTCATGGTTTTATAGAGAAGACATTTTTTCGGCCTGAAAATGATGTTTTTATTGGAACTGGTTTTGTTGACATGTATGCTAAATGTGGGTGCATTAATAGTGCTTTATGCGTTTTTAGGCTAATGAGAGTGAAAAATGTTTTGACTTGGACTGCCATGGGAACTGGGTTAGCTGTTCATGGGAGAGGGGAGGAAGCTTTGGAGCTTTTGGATGCAATGGAGGGTTCTGGTGTTAAACCAAATCCTGTGACTTTCACTAGCTTGTTTTCAGCTTGTTGTCATGCAGGGCTTGTTGAACAGGGACTTCATTTATTTCACAGTATGGGAAGCAGGTTTTGTCTCAAGCCTCAGATACAACATTATGGCTGCATTGTTGATCTTTTAGGCAGGGCAGGACATCTAAATGAAGCGTATGATTTTATCATAGAGATGCCAGTGAAACCTGATGCCATATTGTGGAGGAGTTTATTAAGTGCGTGCAATGTTCATGGAGATGTTGTAATGGCTGAGAAAGTGGGGAAGATTCTGCTCCGACTTAAGCCTCCAAATTCTTATGTAGATATGGCTACGACCAGTGAGGACTATGTAGCGTTATCAAATGTTTATGCTTCGGCTGGAAGGTGGCAGCAAGTGGAGAtggtaagaaagaaaatgaagttaaAGAGGGTAGAAACCGAACCTGGTGGTAGTTCCATACAAACCATCAGCAATCACCTTGACAGGTTGTAG
- the LOC18600194 gene encoding light-inducible protein CPRF2, producing the protein MDRVFSVEEISDHFWSSSSAVSAADDDKKPGSKMNRSASEWAFQQFLREEADRKGEDKKEEEEEAKEELKKKENGVMTSSNGGLENKDKNNIPVDSEEYQAFLKTKLNLACAAVAMSRASFIKSQDSAARADSGSQASNSPQLGSKATSKGAGNKDGNAPVEIPSLPNGQKKSVAQVRPSTSGSSRELSEEDEVEGENETMENMDPADAKRVRRMLSNRESARRSRRRKQAHLTELETQVGQLRVENASLMKRLADISQKYNEAAVDNRVLKADVETLRAKVKMAEETVKRITGLNPLLHGSPEISTMAMSSFDGSPSDTSTDAAVPVQDGPKHPLYRAAANNPISAHDLRVSNALADISSVENIQPNSGGSTVPGNKIGRTASLQRVASLEHLQKRIRGGVSPCGPKSNREQ; encoded by the exons ATGGATAGAGTCTTCTCTGTCGAAGAAATCTCCGACCACTTCTGGTCCTCATCCTCCGCCGTCTCGGCCGCTGATGACGATAAGAAACCTGGCTCTAAAATGAACCGTAGTGCTTCGGAGTGGGCTTTTCAGCAGTTTCTTAGAGAAGAAGCTGACAGGAAAGGTgaagataaaaaagaagaagaggaggaGGCTAAGGAAGAGctgaagaagaaggagaatgGGGTAATGACTTCGTCTAATGGGGGTTTAGAgaacaaagataaaaataatattccGGTGGATTCAGAGGAATACCAGGCTTTTCTTAAAACCAAGCTTAACTTGGCTTGTGCTGCTGTAGCCATGTCAAGG GCATCTTTTATAAAATCCCAAGACTCTGCTGCTAGAGCCGACAGTGGATCACAAGCTTCCAATTCTCCACAATTGGGATCCAAAGCTACTTCTAAAG GAGCTGGCAATAAGGATGGTAATGCACCGGTTGAAATTCCTTCTTTGCCAAATGGACAGAAGAAATCTGTAGCTCAGGTGAGGCCAAGCACGAGTGGATCATCAAGAGAACTGTCAGAAGAGGATGAAGTTGAAGGGGAAAATGAAACAATGGAGAACATGGATCCTGCTGATGCAAAACGTGTAAGGAG GATGCTTTCCAATAGAGAGTCAGCTAGGCGCTCTAGAAGAAGAAAGCAGGCCCATTTGACAGAACTTGAGACACAG GTTGGTCAACTAAGAGTTGAAAATGCAAGCTTAATGAAGCGTCTCGCTGACATTAGCCAAAAGTACAATGAAGCAGCTGTGGACAACAGAGTTTTAAAAGCTGATGTTGAAACATTGAGAGCAAAG GTAAAAATGGCTGAGGAGACAGTCAAAAGAATCACTGGTTTGAACCCACTGTTACATGGCTCGCCTGAGATATCAACAATGGCCATGTCATCATTTGATGGTAGTCCCTCTGATACATCAACTGATGCTGCTGTTCCTGTGCAAGACGGCCCAAAGCATCCCTTATATCGGGCTGCTGCAAACAATCCTATATCCGCTCATGACCTGAGAGTCAGCAATGCATTGGCAGACATTTCTTCAGTTGAAAACATACAACCAAATTCTGGAGGATCAACAGTACCGGGAAACAAAATTGGTCGGACAGCGTCTCTGCAGCGAGTGGCTAGTTTGGAGCATCTGCAAAAGCGGATCCGTGGGGGCGTAAGCCCCTGTGGGCCTAAGTCCAATAGGGAGCAGTAG
- the LOC18600195 gene encoding V-type proton ATPase subunit F, whose amino-acid sequence MAGRAQIPTCNSALIAMIADEDTVTGFLMAGVGNVDLRRKTNYLIVDSKTTVKAVEDAFKEFTTKDDIAIILISQYVANMIRFLVDSYNKPVPAILEIPSKDHPYDPAHDSVLSRVKYLFSAESVASGRR is encoded by the exons atggCGGGAAGAGCACAGATTCCTACATGCAATTCAGCACTAATTGCAATGATTGCTGATGAG GATACAGTGACTGGATTTTTGATGGCTGGAGTTGGAAATGTGGatttaagaagaaaaaccaacTACCTAATTGTGGATTCGA AAACAACAGTGAAGGCAGTCGAAGATGCATTCAAGGAGTTCACCACAAAGGATGACATTGCTATTATTTTGATCAGTCAATAT GTCGCAAACATGATACGGTTTTTAGTTGATAGCTATAATAAGCCAGTTCCAGCAATTCTCGAAATCCCTTCAAAGGATCATCCTTACGATCCTGCTCATGATTCTGTTCTTTCACGTGTGAAGTATCTCTTCTCGGCCGAATCCGTTGCATCTGGAAGGCGTTGA
- the LOC18600196 gene encoding GDP-mannose 3,5-epimerase 2: protein MVALSLFIERRALQASQSIPIRLLSQVSSLSRSLHLSLLFKSSQLLTRFRMGSADGTNYGAYTYEALEREPYWPSEKLRISITGAGGFIASHIARRLKSEGHYIIASDWKKNEHMTEDMFCHEFHLADLRVMDNCLKVTNGVDHVFNLAADMGGMGFIQSNHSVIMYNNTMISFNMLEAARINGVKRFFYASSACIYPEFKQLETNVSLKESDAWPAEPQDAYGLEKLATEELCKHYTKDFGIECRIGRFHNIYGPFGTWKGGREKAPAAFCRKAITSTDKFEMWGDGLQTRSFTFIDECVEGVLRLTMSDFREPVNIGSDEMVSMNEMAEIVLSFEDKKLPIHHIPGPEGVRGRNSDNTLIKEKLGWAPTMRLKDGLRITYFWIKEQIEKEKSQGIDLTIYGSSKVVGTQAPVQLGSLRAADGKE, encoded by the exons ATGGTGGCTCTCTCTCTATTTATAGAAAGGAGAGCGTTACAGGCTTCACAATCCATACCCATTCGTCTCCTATCTCAAGTTTCCTCCCTTTCTCGCTCCTTGCATTTATCTCTTCTCTTCAAAAGTTCCCAACTTTTAACTCGTTTCAG AATGGGAAGTGCTGATGGGACCAACTATGGTGCTTACACCTATGAGGCCCTGGAGAGGGAGCCTTACTGGCCATCTGAGAAACTCCGAATTTCAATTACTGGGGCAGGTGGGTTCATTGCATCCCACATTGCTCGACGTCTGAAGAGTGAAGGCCATTACATCATTGCTTCTGACTGGAAGAAGAATGAGCACATGACTGAAGATATGTTTTGTCATGAATTCCATCTCGCGGATCTTCGGGTCATGGACAATTGCTTGAAAGTTACCAATGGAGTGGATCATGTTTTCAACCTTGCTGCCGATATGGGTGGGATGGGTTTTATTCAGTCCAATCACTCTGTCATTATGTACAACAACACAATGATCAGTTTCAACATGCTTGAGGCTGCTAGGATCAACGGAGTTAAGAG GTTTTTCTATGCCTCCAGTGCTTGTATCTACCCTGAATTTAAGCAGTTGGAGACTAATGTGAGCTTGAAAGAATCCGATGCCTGGCCTGCTGAG CCTCAAGATGCTTATGGCTTGGAGAAGCTTGCGACAGAGGAGTTGTGCAAGCACTACACTAAAGACTTTGGAATTGAATGTCGCATTGGACGGTTCCACAACATTTATGGCCCTTTTGGAACATGGAAAG GTGGAAGGGAGAAGGCTCCAGCTGCCTTTTGCAGAAAAGCTATTACATCCACCGACAAGTTTGAGATGTGGGGAGATGGTCTTCAGACCCGATCTTTCACCTTCATTGATGAATGTGTAGAAGGTGTACTTAG ATTGACGATGTCTGATTTCCGTGAGCCTGTGAACATTGGAAGCGATGAGATGGTTAGCATGAATGAGATGGCTGAGATTGTTCTTAGCTTTGAGGATAAAAAGCTTCCAATTCATCATATCCCTGGTCCAGAGGGTGTCCGTGGTCGTAATTCAGACAATACATTGATCAAAGAAAAACTTGGGTGGGCTCCTACGATGAGGTTGAAG GATGGCCTGAGGATTACATACTTCTGGATCAAGGAACAAATTGAGAAAGAGAAGTCTCAAGGCATTGACCTGACTATTTATGGGTCATCTAAGGTGGTGGGAACTCAAGCACCAGTTCAGTTGGGCTCACTTCGTGCTGCAGACGGCAAAGAATGA